The Mycobacterium paragordonae genome includes a region encoding these proteins:
- a CDS encoding molybdopterin-dependent oxidoreductase — MLAGVAIGKGLHNMPAVQSFIERYPGTDEHSGAVVGRPAWIGWTHFFNLFMMTFIIRSGIQILCDHPRLYFSRNATPGKDEWLRVGPPVPDDPLWTANSDTVALPPQFGLPGFRHSIGLARWWHLGVDVLWLVNGAVFYVLLFATGQWRHLVPTSWDVFPNAASVAIQYASLQWPTDNGWVAYNGLQLLAYFTTVFIAAPAAVITGLGMSPALSQRVHWLSKRLSIQHARSLHFLVLVYFLFFILTHVTMVFATEALRNLNHMFAARDDTGWAGFAVFCVAMVIVAVAWVAATPFTIRHPRVVQRVGYALVGPFQRALERLNPKPGAFTEKDISPYHWRNGRLPETVEYKELEKNDFADWRLRVYGLVENPTAFSLEDLRALPYHDQITQHFCIQAWSGVAKWGGVSMQTIMDIVKPLPEAKWVVFYSMGLGATGGIYYNAHPIEQMTHHMSMLAYDMNGEPLPYLHGRPLRLRNELQHGFKQVKWIKGIEFVAHYSEIGSGYGGYSEDHKFFGRHQTL, encoded by the coding sequence ATGCTGGCGGGCGTCGCGATCGGCAAGGGACTGCACAACATGCCGGCGGTGCAGTCGTTCATCGAGCGCTATCCCGGCACCGATGAGCATTCCGGTGCCGTCGTCGGACGGCCCGCCTGGATCGGCTGGACCCACTTCTTCAATCTCTTCATGATGACGTTCATCATCCGTTCCGGGATCCAGATCCTGTGCGATCACCCACGGCTCTACTTCAGCCGCAACGCCACACCCGGCAAGGACGAGTGGCTGCGGGTCGGACCGCCCGTCCCGGACGACCCGTTGTGGACGGCCAACTCCGACACCGTCGCTCTCCCACCGCAATTCGGTCTGCCGGGGTTCCGGCACTCGATCGGGCTGGCCCGTTGGTGGCACCTTGGTGTCGACGTGCTGTGGTTGGTCAACGGCGCCGTTTTCTACGTGCTGCTGTTCGCCACGGGGCAGTGGCGGCACCTGGTTCCGACGAGCTGGGATGTGTTCCCCAACGCCGCATCGGTGGCCATTCAGTACGCGTCACTGCAATGGCCCACCGACAACGGCTGGGTCGCATACAACGGGCTGCAGCTGCTCGCCTACTTCACGACCGTGTTCATCGCCGCCCCTGCCGCGGTGATCACCGGACTGGGCATGTCACCGGCACTGTCACAGCGGGTGCACTGGCTCAGCAAGCGATTGAGCATTCAGCACGCCCGGTCGCTGCACTTCCTGGTGCTGGTGTATTTCCTGTTCTTCATCCTGACCCACGTCACGATGGTTTTCGCCACCGAAGCCCTGCGCAACCTCAACCACATGTTCGCTGCGCGCGACGACACCGGCTGGGCCGGCTTCGCGGTCTTCTGCGTCGCGATGGTGATCGTGGCGGTCGCGTGGGTTGCCGCCACGCCGTTCACCATTCGGCACCCGCGCGTGGTGCAGCGGGTCGGGTACGCGCTGGTCGGTCCCTTCCAGCGAGCGCTGGAACGTCTGAATCCCAAGCCCGGTGCCTTCACCGAGAAGGACATTTCGCCGTATCACTGGCGCAACGGCCGGCTGCCGGAGACCGTCGAGTACAAGGAGCTGGAGAAGAACGACTTCGCGGACTGGCGCCTGCGGGTGTACGGCCTGGTCGAGAACCCGACGGCGTTTTCCCTCGAGGACCTGCGCGCCCTGCCCTACCACGACCAGATCACGCAGCACTTCTGCATCCAGGCCTGGTCTGGGGTGGCCAAGTGGGGTGGCGTGTCGATGCAGACCATCATGGACATCGTCAAACCGCTGCCGGAAGCGAAGTGGGTGGTCTTCTACTCGATGGGCCTGGGCGCGACCGGAGGCATCTACTACAACGCGCACCCGATCGAGCAGATGACGCACCACATGAGCATGCTCGCCTACGACATGAACGGCGAGCCGCTCCCCTACCTGCACGGCAGACCGCTACGGCTGCGCAACGAGTTGCAGCACGGATTCAAGCAGGTCAAATGGATCAAAGGCATCGAGTTCGTGGCGCACTACTCCGAAATCGGCAGTGGCTACGGGGGTTACAGCGAAGATCACAAGTTCTTCGGCCGGCACCAGACGCTGTAG
- a CDS encoding type II toxin-antitoxin system Rv0910 family toxin: protein MAKVEVSTTSEVEPEAAWKLASDLQRFDEWMTIFGGWRSEVPSTIEEGTCVASLIKVKGFRNTIYWEVTHYDEPKSIELKGRGRGGVRLTVAMEVTPRDPGSDFQLTADLSGGVLSGPVGRLVARMLRSDVKKSVENLAELR, encoded by the coding sequence TTGGCAAAGGTAGAGGTTTCGACCACATCAGAGGTGGAGCCGGAAGCCGCGTGGAAGCTGGCGTCGGACCTGCAGCGATTCGACGAGTGGATGACCATCTTCGGGGGCTGGCGCAGCGAGGTGCCGTCCACGATCGAAGAGGGCACCTGTGTCGCGTCGCTGATCAAGGTGAAGGGTTTTCGCAACACCATCTACTGGGAAGTGACGCACTACGACGAGCCGAAATCGATTGAGCTGAAAGGCCGCGGGCGCGGCGGCGTCCGGCTCACGGTCGCGATGGAAGTCACCCCCAGAGACCCCGGGTCGGATTTTCAGCTCACCGCCGACCTGTCCGGCGGCGTGCTCAGCGGACCGGTGGGACGGCTGGTCGCCCGCATGCTGCGCTCCGATGTGAAGAAATCCGTCGAGAACCTGGCCGAGTTGCGCTAA
- a CDS encoding LapA family protein: MAEIAHLPRAARELGELEDAAERRPVLVAMAGAVLAFVVSVAAFAFGQAGVGVSVASGGMLVFGAGLSWLSMERRRVRDAEREALLRNSRR, from the coding sequence ATGGCCGAGATCGCCCACCTGCCTCGCGCGGCGCGCGAATTGGGTGAATTGGAAGATGCCGCGGAGCGCAGACCGGTTTTGGTGGCGATGGCCGGAGCGGTTCTCGCTTTCGTAGTGTCGGTGGCAGCCTTCGCTTTCGGGCAAGCGGGTGTGGGGGTGTCCGTTGCCAGTGGTGGGATGCTGGTCTTCGGCGCTGGGCTGTCCTGGTTGAGCATGGAGCGCCGACGGGTCAGGGACGCCGAACGCGAAGCGCTGCTGCGTAATTCGCGCCGCTGA
- a CDS encoding nuclear transport factor 2 family protein has product MLSARAALSDLVHRYAALVDDRQFDSVAGLFTDSAELVVADPPSALTPVHTHRGRDAIAAAVGAVARLARTEHAIVGEVYDEGAEPDLARGRITGVAHHWSQRAADGGGTEIVDFVWHLRYDDEYRLTEAGWRISRRALTVNAIETRPVRRLRSHE; this is encoded by the coding sequence ATGCTGAGCGCTCGCGCTGCCCTCAGCGATCTGGTGCACCGGTATGCCGCGCTGGTCGACGATCGCCAATTCGATTCGGTGGCAGGACTATTCACCGACTCGGCGGAGCTGGTGGTGGCTGACCCACCGTCCGCGCTGACTCCGGTGCATACCCACCGGGGACGCGACGCCATCGCCGCGGCGGTGGGCGCGGTGGCCCGGCTCGCCCGCACCGAGCACGCGATCGTCGGCGAAGTGTACGACGAGGGCGCAGAACCCGACCTCGCGCGGGGGCGCATCACCGGTGTCGCCCACCACTGGAGTCAACGGGCGGCCGACGGTGGCGGGACCGAAATCGTCGACTTCGTCTGGCATCTGCGCTACGACGACGAATACCGGTTGACCGAAGCCGGCTGGCGGATCAGCCGGCGGGCGCTGACCGTCAATGCCATCGAAACCCGGCCGGTGCGTCGGCTGCGGTCGCACGAATAG